One genomic region from Haloterrigena gelatinilytica encodes:
- a CDS encoding DUF447 domain-containing protein, whose protein sequence is MTGDESGSDALETSGEDVDSVAWPVSLSGVTETVVATRGPNGLWNLAALGLFAPERSDVANEDPEGDSSEGSNLVTARTWGSTRTRGNFRRQGEGYVLFVDDPVLFADAALSIVEREAPVPDAASAWARVAVESLETGVDEGTEWERWTLRPVEAAVESTAVPTIDRGFGAVVEATVAASRLGVAGYDDEDLRERLEYYASVVDRAGGPREREALERVREHSSW, encoded by the coding sequence ACTCCGTCGCGTGGCCCGTCTCGCTGTCGGGGGTCACCGAGACCGTCGTCGCCACGCGCGGGCCGAACGGGCTGTGGAACCTCGCCGCGCTCGGCCTGTTCGCGCCGGAGCGGAGCGACGTCGCGAACGAGGATCCCGAGGGCGACTCGAGCGAGGGCTCCAATCTCGTCACCGCGCGCACGTGGGGGTCCACCCGCACCCGCGGGAACTTCCGCCGACAGGGCGAGGGGTACGTGCTGTTCGTCGACGATCCCGTCCTCTTCGCCGACGCCGCGCTCTCGATCGTGGAGCGCGAAGCGCCGGTTCCCGACGCTGCGAGCGCGTGGGCCCGCGTCGCCGTCGAGTCGCTCGAGACGGGCGTCGACGAGGGGACCGAGTGGGAACGGTGGACCCTTCGGCCCGTCGAGGCCGCCGTCGAATCGACGGCGGTGCCGACGATCGACCGCGGGTTCGGCGCCGTCGTCGAGGCCACCGTCGCCGCCTCGCGGCTGGGCGTCGCCGGCTACGACGACGAGGACCTCCGGGAGCGCCTCGAGTACTACGCTTCGGTCGTCGACCGCGCGGGCGGTCCGCGCGAGCGCGAGGCGCTCGAGCGCGTACGCGAGCATTCGTCGTGGTGA